A stretch of Brassica rapa cultivar Chiifu-401-42 chromosome A08, CAAS_Brap_v3.01, whole genome shotgun sequence DNA encodes these proteins:
- the LOC103833143 gene encoding fructose-1,6-bisphosphatase, cytosolic: MDHEADAYRTDLMTITRFVLNEQSKYPESRGDFTILLSNIVLGCKFVCSAVNKAGLAKLIGLAGETNIQGEEQKKLDVLSNDVFVKALVSSGRTSVLVSEEDEEATLVESSKRGKYCVVFDPLDGSSNIDCGVSIGTIFGIYTMSHNDEPTTEDVLKPGHEMVAAGYCMYGSSCMLVLSTGTGVNGFTLDPSLGEFILTHPDIKIPKKGNIYSVNEGNAQNWDGPTTKYVEKCKFPKDGSPAKSLRYVGSMVADVHRTLLYGGIFLYPADKKSPNGKLRVLYEVFPMSFLMEQAGGQAFTGKKRALDLVPEKIHERSPIFLGSYEDVEEIKALYAADE, translated from the exons ATGGATCACGAAGCAGATGCATACCGTACGGATCTGATGACCATCACGAGGTTCGTGCTGAATGAGCAATCAAAGTACCCAGAGTCTCGTGGGGATTTCACCATTTTGCTAAGCAACATCGTTTTGGGATGCAAGTTCGTCTGCAGTGCTGTCAACAAG GCTGGTTTGGCCAAGCTTATTGGACTTGCTGGGGAAACAAATATCCAG GGTGAAGAGCAAAAGAAACTCGATGTGCTCTCCAACGATGTCTTTGTCAAAGCTTTGGTTAGCAGTGGCAGAACC TCTGTTCTTGTctcagaagaagatgaggaagcTACGTTAGTGGAGTCATCCAAGCGTGGAAA GTACTGTGTTGTTTTTGATCCACTTGATGGATCCTCAAACATCGACTGTGGTGTCTCCATTGGAACC ATCTTTGGGATTTACACAATGAGCCACAATGATGAGCCAACTACTGAAGATGTCTTGAAACCTGGGCATGAAATGGTTGCAGCGGGTTACTGTATGTACGGAAGCTCCTGCATG CTTGTGTTGAGCACTGGAACCGGTGTCAATGGATTTACCCTGGACCCATCTCTAGGAGAGTTCATATTAACTCACCCGGACATTAAG ATTCCGAAAAAGGGAAACATCTATTCAGTGAATGAAGGCAATGCTCAGAACTGGGATGGTCCAACCACAAAGTATGTAGAGAAATGCAAGTTTCCTAAAGATGGTTCTCCCGCTAAGTCTCTGAGATATGTGGGAAG TATGGTAGCCGATGTTCATCGCACCCTGCTTTATGGAGGAATCTTCTTGTACCCGGCTGACAAGAAAAGCCCCAATGGGAAACTGCG TGTTCTGTATGAAGTCTTCCCGATGTCGTTCTTGATGGAGCAAGCCGGAGGACAGGCCTTCACTGGCAAGAAAAGG GCGCTAGACCTTGTGCCGGAGAAGATCCATGAGCGTTCTCCTATATTTCTTGGTAGCTACGAAGATGTAGAGGAGATTAAGGCTCTGTATGCTGCAGACGAATAG